A single region of the Changchengzhania lutea genome encodes:
- a CDS encoding general secretion pathway protein GspD, with product MKKLIYILLLSYSYGFSQSDDQRISNIKNQLELLSVENLGLTEQAKTEISVSDISLANFILAISNAHGVNINIAPELNQITIANNNFSNVTVSDLLVFLCKEYQLTIEFTGSILSIKKYTSPVEIPQEHIIPVVYYPESTSITMDIKNDKLYDVFKRIMDESAKNLVFSPGLENKTLTFYTKDTPFDAAMDKFALANNLYVEKTKDNFYVFEADEVSQNANQNNSKTRRNQNLSYKILDGYNKLLEVDFNNTSIATIIHAIGTDLNINIFTATPLENAGHVTFKARSISFDELLTKMFESQVSTSSGNLQANLGVQQNGNRGNSQNENISVSAASGVFTYKKEGNIYYFGTENQLSVRKVEVIHLMHRTVEMFADPSGGNNRNGNIGSRNSGSFDNTSNSFNNNSNNQFNNGGANNNRNRQSLNTNNTSNFNQQSNSGQALIDVLPYEIKKDLDIKIDFEMNSFYVNGSGANIERFKSFIKKIDKPVPVILIEVMIIEVNRSSSVETGISWGIGENEVNTQGSLFPETDITLGSKTINKVIGGFDGIGSFNLGKVVPEFFANIKALETNGNIKIRSTPKLATLNGHKATLSNGQTSYYAVTQRNIYGTDNPQTSEITNFEPIDAELGLTIKPLVSGDGQVTLDIYVIQSSFGGRIADDAPPDLNSREFTSIIRVKDQDIVVLGGLEEQVKNDSGSGMPLLARIPVIKWLFSKRKREDRKSKLTILIKPTVIN from the coding sequence ATGAAGAAACTAATCTATATACTGTTATTAAGCTATTCTTACGGGTTTTCACAAAGTGATGACCAACGGATTTCCAATATTAAAAATCAACTCGAACTCCTATCCGTTGAAAACTTAGGTCTCACCGAACAAGCAAAAACAGAGATTAGTGTTAGTGATATTTCATTAGCTAATTTTATTTTGGCTATTTCTAACGCTCATGGCGTTAACATTAATATTGCACCTGAACTTAATCAAATAACCATTGCAAACAATAATTTTTCCAATGTTACCGTCTCAGATCTTTTGGTATTTTTATGTAAAGAGTATCAACTAACCATTGAGTTTACAGGAAGCATACTATCAATAAAAAAATATACATCACCTGTTGAAATTCCCCAAGAGCACATTATTCCAGTTGTATACTATCCAGAAAGTACGAGTATTACCATGGATATTAAAAACGACAAGCTGTATGACGTTTTTAAACGTATCATGGATGAAAGTGCTAAAAACTTAGTTTTTTCTCCTGGATTAGAAAACAAAACATTAACCTTTTATACTAAAGACACGCCCTTTGATGCTGCTATGGACAAATTTGCATTGGCTAATAATTTATACGTTGAAAAAACAAAAGATAATTTTTATGTATTTGAAGCTGATGAAGTCTCACAAAACGCAAACCAAAACAATTCTAAAACCAGAAGAAATCAAAATCTGTCCTACAAAATATTGGATGGTTACAATAAACTATTAGAAGTCGATTTTAATAACACGTCCATTGCCACTATAATCCATGCTATTGGCACCGATCTTAATATTAATATTTTTACAGCAACACCTTTAGAGAATGCTGGACATGTGACCTTTAAAGCTAGATCAATTTCCTTTGATGAATTGCTTACCAAAATGTTTGAATCACAGGTATCAACTTCATCTGGAAATTTACAAGCGAATTTGGGTGTTCAACAAAATGGTAATCGTGGTAATTCTCAAAATGAAAATATCTCTGTATCTGCTGCAAGTGGTGTTTTTACTTATAAAAAAGAGGGCAATATTTATTATTTCGGAACAGAAAACCAACTTAGTGTTCGTAAAGTAGAGGTAATTCATTTAATGCACCGCACGGTTGAAATGTTTGCAGATCCTTCTGGAGGTAATAATAGAAATGGAAATATTGGCTCTAGAAATAGTGGCTCTTTTGATAATACATCGAATAGCTTTAATAATAACTCAAATAACCAATTTAATAATGGAGGTGCTAATAACAATAGAAATAGACAGTCTCTAAATACAAATAATACATCCAATTTTAACCAACAGTCAAATAGTGGACAAGCTTTAATTGATGTACTACCCTATGAAATCAAAAAGGATTTAGACATTAAAATTGACTTTGAGATGAACAGTTTTTATGTCAATGGTTCTGGTGCAAATATTGAACGCTTTAAATCTTTTATCAAAAAAATAGATAAACCTGTTCCTGTTATTTTAATAGAAGTGATGATTATTGAAGTGAATAGAAGTTCTTCTGTGGAAACTGGTATAAGTTGGGGTATTGGTGAAAATGAAGTCAATACTCAAGGAAGTCTTTTTCCTGAAACTGATATTACTTTAGGGTCGAAAACCATTAACAAAGTTATTGGTGGCTTTGACGGTATAGGGTCTTTCAACTTAGGAAAAGTTGTGCCTGAATTTTTTGCCAACATAAAAGCATTGGAAACCAATGGGAATATCAAGATACGTTCTACCCCAAAGTTAGCGACTTTGAACGGCCATAAAGCCACATTATCTAACGGACAAACGTCATATTATGCGGTTACTCAACGTAATATTTATGGTACTGATAATCCTCAAACTTCTGAAATCACGAATTTCGAGCCTATAGATGCGGAGTTGGGACTAACCATTAAACCTTTAGTTTCTGGTGATGGGCAGGTTACGTTAGATATTTATGTCATCCAATCTAGTTTTGGGGGACGTATTGCAGATGATGCACCGCCCGATTTAAATTCTAGAGAATTTACCTCCATTATCCGGGTGAAGGATCAAGATATAGTGGTATTAGGTGGTTTGGAAGAACAAGTAAAAAATGATTCAGGTTCTGGTATGCCTTTATTGGCTAGAATTCCTGTTATTAAATGGCTTTTTAGTAAACGAAAAAGAGAGGATAGAAAATCAAAATTAACCATCCTTATTAAACCCACAGTCATTAATTAA
- a CDS encoding tail fiber domain-containing protein: MKITHLLLGFMLFFFVQQNYGQIQVNSTGKVGIGNYAPNNSYSITAQTSFVSNLNINYGYVYESIGIGTSYNSSYKLYVRPNQNYVTNAVRISDGSYGTSSYTLYVSGDAYVSEGVFTSSDKRLKKDERIIEKDGFLAKLRKVRGKKYKYKTRDELLEMHNAGTAKFPLDTIYKVIKKIKANGEIEYEHTDEIDEIVVDVPKFDEGEQYGVAAQEVMTEFPELVSLDETTGLYGVNYQGFVPLLLEAFNIQQEKIAQLEVEISNLKITKKNKE; the protein is encoded by the coding sequence ATGAAAATTACTCACTTACTTTTAGGATTTATGTTGTTTTTTTTTGTGCAGCAAAATTATGGTCAAATTCAAGTAAATTCTACCGGTAAAGTAGGAATTGGTAATTATGCTCCTAATAACTCCTATTCAATTACTGCTCAAACTTCTTTTGTGTCTAATCTGAATATTAATTATGGCTACGTTTATGAGTCAATAGGTATTGGCACGAGTTATAATAGTTCTTACAAGTTATATGTTCGTCCCAATCAGAATTATGTTACAAACGCAGTACGTATATCTGACGGATCATATGGAACAAGTAGCTATACCCTTTATGTAAGTGGAGATGCCTATGTATCTGAAGGAGTATTCACAAGTTCTGATAAACGCCTTAAGAAAGATGAGCGGATTATAGAAAAAGATGGGTTTTTAGCCAAACTACGTAAAGTAAGAGGAAAGAAATATAAGTACAAAACTAGAGACGAGCTTTTAGAAATGCATAATGCTGGCACAGCAAAATTCCCCTTAGACACTATTTATAAGGTTATAAAAAAAATTAAAGCTAATGGAGAAATTGAGTATGAGCATACTGATGAAATAGATGAAATTGTTGTAGATGTACCTAAATTTGATGAGGGAGAGCAATATGGCGTTGCTGCACAAGAAGTTATGACAGAATTTCCAGAGTTAGTGTCTTTAGATGAAACAACTGGTTTATATGGTGTAAACTATCAAGGTTTTGTACCATTACTTCTAGAAGCTTTTAATATTCAGCAAGAAAAAATAGCTCAGTTGGAAGTAGAAATAAGTAATTTAAAAATAACAAAAAAAAATAAAGAATAA
- a CDS encoding response regulator, whose translation MINDILLIDDHPIILNAYENAITKFAENNTNFQFKIYTAICCESALNLINNRNKPFNYVFLDIRLPKSKGSKFQSGKDIGLELKKRFPKTKIVVITGHFDTFTLDFILQYINPHGLLFKGDIVANTVSEALKSAFKNEPFYSITILKLLRKKISSNIILSKVDKLLLSEISKGTKTKDLVKILPLSIGGVEKRKRHLRELFDTLKGNDLTLINAAKEKGFV comes from the coding sequence ATGATTAATGATATTCTATTGATTGATGATCACCCAATAATTCTAAATGCTTACGAAAATGCAATTACTAAATTTGCAGAAAATAACACAAATTTTCAATTTAAAATTTATACAGCTATTTGTTGTGAATCTGCTTTAAATTTAATTAACAACAGAAACAAACCATTTAATTATGTATTTCTAGATATACGTTTGCCAAAATCTAAGGGTAGTAAATTTCAATCAGGGAAAGACATTGGTCTTGAATTGAAAAAACGTTTTCCAAAAACTAAAATAGTTGTTATTACTGGGCACTTTGATACATTTACTCTTGATTTCATATTGCAATACATAAATCCTCATGGACTATTATTTAAAGGAGATATTGTTGCAAACACAGTCTCTGAGGCATTAAAAAGTGCGTTTAAAAATGAACCTTTTTACAGCATAACCATATTAAAATTATTAAGGAAAAAAATTTCTAGTAACATTATACTAAGTAAGGTAGATAAACTCCTTCTTTCTGAGATTTCAAAAGGAACAAAGACGAAAGATTTGGTAAAAATTCTACCACTTTCAATTGGTGGAGTTGAAAAAAGAAAACGGCATCTAAGAGAACTATTTGATACCCTAAAAGGAAATGATTTAACCCTTATAAATGCGGCTAAAGAAAAAGGGTTTGTTTAA
- a CDS encoding O-antigen ligase family protein: MNLKAYIRFLSTVSGLVFILILATPFVKSGQFVNTILTPKLIWFSATCTLFIILSFLVSLTKPSDFKFLINRIDIAVLLFFLYLHINQFFTGLTYISSKASVATVCLLIYITLRLKLSTINIDKIILKLIPVPYILALITVLIGFYQYFFSATQINELLITAAMGNSGAVASYLAILLPWMIIFANTSKREYRRFLYCGIIILSIVLLILTKARAAWIAVIISYLFILIVNNKTEIKKIARQQAKTKYIFIIAFIAFFCFSLYAIFNLKKDSANGRLFIWKRTIELISDHPFTGVGYNLFGSVYPTYQANYLKSNPQDPLSLLANDVNHTFNEYLYIAAELGLIGFILFLSILLLLIKPFKDHLRKINKTLLACYGGVFVFCILSFFTYPFKIYSVQLLFIICIAIISSTSIKNPVFSINNRTKIILSAFLCGIALLIVSSELQRLKKERLWFPAYNLRTELSWNTRSRIFERLYEYNQDNWDFLNVYGAELAANGSNKKAIEVLEKATDYMKTSEIYTTLGMSYEEVGDFKNSRNAYEMSIHIVPHKFFPKYRLVYLYKKMGMLEKALQLAKTIIITPAKVKSSTVTGIKYEMREFIKENNYE, translated from the coding sequence TTGAATTTAAAAGCATATATCCGCTTTCTTTCTACAGTCTCTGGTCTAGTTTTTATATTAATACTGGCTACGCCTTTTGTGAAATCAGGTCAATTTGTAAATACTATACTTACACCTAAACTCATTTGGTTTAGTGCTACCTGTACACTTTTTATAATCTTAAGTTTTTTAGTTTCTTTAACTAAACCTTCCGATTTTAAATTTTTAATTAACAGAATTGACATAGCAGTGCTCTTGTTTTTTCTTTATTTGCATATCAATCAGTTTTTTACGGGGCTAACATATATTTCATCAAAGGCCTCTGTTGCTACAGTTTGCTTGCTAATTTATATCACTCTTAGACTAAAACTTAGCACCATTAATATAGATAAAATAATCCTTAAGCTTATTCCTGTGCCTTATATATTGGCATTAATAACAGTTTTAATAGGATTTTACCAATATTTCTTTAGCGCCACACAAATCAATGAACTCTTAATTACTGCTGCCATGGGAAATTCTGGCGCTGTTGCTTCTTATTTAGCAATTCTTTTACCGTGGATGATAATTTTTGCAAATACATCTAAAAGAGAATATAGAAGATTTCTATATTGCGGCATTATCATTCTTTCTATTGTTTTATTGATTTTAACAAAAGCAAGAGCAGCATGGATTGCAGTAATAATTAGTTACTTATTTATTCTTATAGTAAATAACAAAACCGAAATTAAAAAAATCGCTAGACAGCAAGCTAAAACGAAATACATATTTATTATAGCTTTTATAGCATTTTTTTGCTTTAGCTTGTATGCCATTTTTAATTTAAAAAAAGATTCAGCAAATGGACGTTTATTCATTTGGAAAAGAACCATAGAACTGATATCGGATCATCCGTTTACAGGAGTAGGTTACAATTTGTTTGGGAGCGTATATCCAACTTATCAAGCTAACTATCTAAAAAGTAATCCTCAGGATCCTCTAAGTTTGTTGGCTAACGATGTAAACCATACGTTTAATGAATACTTATATATTGCTGCTGAATTAGGGCTTATTGGATTTATCCTGTTTCTTAGTATTTTACTTCTTCTTATAAAACCTTTTAAAGATCATCTAAGAAAAATAAATAAAACGCTTTTAGCTTGTTACGGGGGTGTTTTTGTATTCTGTATTTTGTCCTTTTTTACCTATCCGTTCAAAATTTATTCTGTTCAGTTGTTATTTATAATCTGTATTGCAATTATTTCTTCAACTTCTATTAAGAATCCTGTTTTTTCTATTAATAATCGTACTAAGATAATCTTAAGTGCTTTTCTATGTGGTATAGCCCTTTTAATTGTTAGCTCTGAGTTACAAAGATTAAAAAAAGAAAGATTATGGTTTCCAGCTTATAATTTACGTACTGAACTTAGCTGGAATACACGTTCAAGAATATTTGAAAGGCTATATGAATATAATCAAGATAATTGGGATTTTTTAAACGTCTATGGAGCGGAGTTAGCTGCAAATGGTTCAAATAAAAAAGCTATCGAAGTTTTAGAAAAGGCTACTGATTATATGAAAACATCCGAAATATATACCACCTTGGGTATGTCTTATGAGGAGGTTGGAGATTTTAAAAATTCAAGAAATGCATACGAAATGTCAATACATATAGTGCCACATAAATTCTTCCCAAAATATCGATTGGTATATCTATACAAAAAAATGGGGATGTTAGAAAAGGCACTTCAGCTTGCCAAAACTATTATAATTACACCTGCAAAAGTGAAATCTTCTACTGTTACAGGAATAAAATATGAGATGAGAGAATTTATTAAAGAAAATAATTATGAATAA
- a CDS encoding prepilin-type N-terminal cleavage/methylation domain-containing protein, protein MKIKAYNLQEVLIVLVIIGILLLLALPNLMPLIAKTKSVEAQTQLKFIYNSQTTYRYMYSKYSFDLNEIDFEAPKTVNENGTSNYSYEILNATNSSFKAKATAITDFDGDGIFNVWEIDENGTPKQLIKD, encoded by the coding sequence ATGAAAATTAAAGCTTATAATCTCCAAGAAGTTCTTATTGTACTCGTTATTATTGGTATACTATTATTACTAGCCCTACCCAACCTCATGCCTTTAATTGCCAAAACAAAAAGTGTTGAAGCACAAACGCAACTGAAGTTTATATATAACTCCCAAACTACTTATAGGTACATGTATTCTAAATATTCATTTGATTTAAACGAAATCGACTTTGAAGCACCTAAAACAGTTAACGAAAATGGTACGAGCAATTACAGTTACGAAATTTTAAATGCCACCAATAGTAGTTTTAAAGCTAAAGCAACGGCTATTACCGATTTTGATGGCGACGGTATTTTTAATGTTTGGGAAATTGATGAAAACGGTACTCCAAAACAACTTATAAAAGATTAG
- a CDS encoding OmpH family outer membrane protein, whose translation MNTSKTIIAILVLAILIPLSIFFKPNKLKVAYVFVENVMQEYHALQDIDDKLILKEAVKKKKLDAFYENIQEKIKWLNENNKKIEEDERIDKQHEIIDLERIHRQMQSQTIHELDSLKTLWMKPVYDEVNEYIKTYSKDNGFDYVLGNLGNGNIMFGNHIYDITLEVIDGLNVAYNKKIIE comes from the coding sequence ATGAATACCTCTAAAACAATTATAGCCATTTTAGTATTGGCGATATTAATTCCCTTATCTATTTTCTTTAAACCAAATAAACTTAAAGTAGCCTATGTTTTTGTCGAAAATGTGATGCAAGAATATCATGCTCTACAGGATATAGATGATAAATTAATACTAAAGGAGGCTGTTAAAAAGAAAAAGCTTGATGCCTTTTACGAAAATATTCAAGAAAAAATAAAATGGCTTAATGAAAACAACAAGAAAATAGAAGAAGATGAACGTATTGACAAACAACATGAAATAATAGACTTAGAACGGATTCATAGACAAATGCAAAGCCAAACTATTCATGAATTAGATAGCTTAAAAACATTATGGATGAAACCTGTTTATGATGAAGTTAATGAGTATATCAAAACCTATAGCAAAGACAATGGTTTTGATTATGTACTTGGTAACCTTGGAAACGGAAACATAATGTTTGGCAATCATATTTATGATATTACACTTGAAGTTATAGATGGTTTAAACGTTGCATACAATAAAAAAATTATAGAATAA
- a CDS encoding GspE/PulE family protein yields the protein MTNDFNIPTNLLQILSSEQAYHYKIIPVESYNGTLVFKSETLTESLKRELRVVFGKDIELRPETSENINLYLSNNFRKRDFNKTEDLHYSSDFLEKLLLSAKDIGSSDIHFEPYEHKCRVRFRLDGKLKEHFVIALSEYPVIVNKLKIKAGLDISEKRLPQDGRITIKTGYNEFDIRVSSLPTLHGEKIVLRLLSKDTGHIDIKDLGFTDKELKIYSEATKNPNGIVLISGPTGSGKTTTLYATLKLLNDDKTNIVTIEDPIEYTLEGINQVQLKENIGLDFASALRTFLRQDPDIIMVGEIRDVKTANMAIRAALTGHLVLSTIHTNSAWATISRLIDMGIPAFLIASTLNVSIAQRLVRKLCIDCKEETSISKEIFPKNFNVPKDLKYHFTATGCPKCYHTGYSGRKAIYEIIPITKSLIPHIKLNDLEIDTYLKEHHISTLKHNAIDLVKQGLTSIEEVYALLID from the coding sequence ATGACTAATGACTTTAACATTCCCACCAATCTCCTTCAGATTTTAAGCTCTGAACAGGCTTATCACTATAAAATTATTCCTGTAGAGTCTTATAACGGAACGCTGGTTTTTAAATCAGAAACCCTTACTGAAAGTTTAAAAAGAGAACTTCGAGTAGTATTTGGAAAGGACATTGAATTGCGTCCTGAGACTTCCGAAAATATTAATCTTTATTTATCTAACAATTTTAGAAAGCGAGACTTTAACAAAACAGAAGATTTACATTACTCCAGTGATTTTCTTGAAAAATTGTTGTTGTCTGCAAAAGATATAGGGAGTAGTGATATTCATTTTGAGCCTTATGAACATAAATGCAGAGTACGGTTTCGATTAGACGGTAAACTAAAAGAACATTTTGTAATAGCTTTATCGGAATACCCCGTTATCGTCAATAAGCTTAAAATAAAAGCGGGTTTAGATATTTCCGAAAAGAGGCTTCCTCAAGATGGTCGTATTACAATTAAAACTGGGTATAATGAATTTGATATTCGGGTATCCAGCTTACCCACTTTACACGGTGAAAAAATAGTCCTCCGTCTTTTAAGTAAAGATACGGGTCATATTGACATTAAAGATTTAGGGTTTACTGATAAAGAGCTAAAAATCTATAGCGAAGCCACAAAAAACCCCAATGGGATAGTGCTTATTTCTGGGCCAACTGGTTCGGGTAAAACAACCACGTTATACGCCACTTTGAAGTTGCTCAATGATGATAAAACGAATATTGTAACCATCGAAGATCCTATTGAATATACTTTGGAAGGTATTAATCAAGTACAACTAAAAGAAAACATTGGTTTAGATTTTGCCAGCGCTTTACGAACCTTTTTACGACAAGACCCTGACATCATTATGGTTGGTGAAATCCGTGATGTAAAAACTGCTAATATGGCTATTCGAGCTGCTTTAACAGGACATTTAGTATTGTCTACTATTCATACTAATTCTGCTTGGGCGACCATTTCTAGATTAATAGATATGGGGATTCCTGCGTTTTTAATTGCTAGTACGTTAAATGTTAGTATTGCACAACGTTTAGTTCGAAAATTATGTATTGACTGTAAAGAAGAAACTAGTATTTCTAAAGAAATCTTTCCTAAAAACTTTAATGTTCCTAAAGATTTAAAGTATCATTTTACTGCTACAGGTTGCCCTAAATGTTATCATACTGGCTATTCAGGTAGAAAAGCGATTTATGAAATCATTCCCATTACCAAATCCTTAATACCTCATATAAAACTTAACGATTTAGAAATTGATACCTACTTGAAAGAACATCATATTTCTACTTTAAAACACAACGCCATTGATTTGGTCAAACAGGGTTTAACTTCCATAGAAGAAGTCTATGCTCTATTAATTGATTAG
- a CDS encoding IS110 family RNA-guided transposase — protein MNKQNFNYFIGIDISKKFFDVAIIENDRTTSYVFENTKKGTNAFIRLLKNQKIPLDNTLICMEHTGVYGKLIITKLVEKQANFCVEMPIQITKSIGLQRGKNDKVDAKRIAFYASKNYPELELYKPIAEVLEKMKILLKIRKKLVNTRADINKYPNELERFSPEIGKLARKNLKRINKNLEDEIKRIEAEIKKLILSDDKLNKTVGLVTSVTGIGQITALHLTVFTNFFTRYDNPKQLACYSGVVPFEYTSGSSIHRKSRIHPMANRTLKKHLHMSALAAINHDPDIRAYFLRKVEEGKNKMLIVNNVRNKLVHRVCAVIKRQQPYVKNIA, from the coding sequence ATGAACAAACAAAACTTTAACTACTTTATCGGTATTGACATATCGAAAAAGTTCTTTGACGTTGCTATTATCGAAAATGATAGGACTACCTCTTACGTTTTTGAAAACACTAAAAAAGGGACTAATGCTTTTATTAGGCTTCTTAAAAATCAAAAGATTCCTTTGGATAACACGCTGATATGTATGGAACATACTGGTGTCTACGGAAAGCTTATCATTACCAAACTCGTTGAAAAACAAGCCAACTTCTGTGTTGAAATGCCTATACAGATCACTAAGAGTATTGGTCTTCAACGAGGTAAAAACGATAAAGTTGATGCCAAAAGAATCGCTTTTTATGCATCTAAAAATTACCCAGAATTGGAACTTTATAAGCCTATAGCCGAAGTTCTTGAAAAAATGAAGATACTGCTTAAGATTAGAAAAAAGCTTGTTAACACTAGAGCTGACATCAATAAATACCCTAATGAACTTGAACGTTTCTCTCCTGAAATTGGAAAACTTGCCAGGAAAAACCTGAAAAGAATCAACAAAAATCTTGAGGATGAAATCAAACGTATTGAAGCTGAAATTAAAAAACTGATTCTTTCTGATGATAAACTCAATAAAACGGTCGGTTTGGTGACTTCTGTAACTGGGATTGGTCAAATCACAGCACTTCATCTTACCGTTTTTACAAACTTCTTTACACGCTACGACAATCCTAAACAACTGGCTTGTTACAGCGGTGTAGTGCCTTTTGAATACACTTCTGGGTCTTCCATTCATCGAAAGTCCAGAATACATCCTATGGCTAATAGAACACTTAAAAAACACTTGCATATGAGTGCTTTGGCAGCTATTAATCATGATCCCGATATCAGAGCATATTTTCTGAGAAAGGTTGAGGAAGGAAAGAATAAAATGCTTATTGTGAATAATGTGAGGAACAAGCTTGTACATCGAGTTTGTGCAGTCATTAAAAGACAGCAACCCTATGTCAAAAATATAGCTTGA